GGTCTGTTGCTCGACCGCCCGCCGACGCCGCTGAACAGCATCGGCGCGGCCGGCCTCGTGATCCTGCTCGGCGACTCGAGCCAGCTCTTCAACTCCGGCTTCCAGCTCTCCTTCGGCGCGGTGACGGCGATTATTTTCTTCGCCCACCCGCTCCGCAGCCGCATCACCGCGCGGTTCGAGCCGGATCCCTTCCTGCCCACGCGTCTCATCGGGCCGCTGCACCACCTTGCGCTGAAGCTCGCCGGCGTGGCGGCCACTCTCGTCGCGGTCTCCTTCGCCGCGTGGCTCGTCTCGCTCCCGCTCACGATCTGGTATTTCCACCTCGTCTCGCTCTCGTCGATTCCCGCGAATCTCTTCGCCGTGCCGCTCTCGAGCGCCGTGCTCGGCCTCGCGGCGATCTCGATCGTGAGCGGCATCGTGTCGCCGTGGCTGGCGACGGTGTTCAATCACGCGAACTTCCTGCTCGCGAAACTGCTCCTCGTCATCGTGCAGGCCTTTGCCGCGATTCCCGGCTCGTCGTTCTACGTCGGCCCGGCCGCGCCTGCCGGCACCTTCGCCACGCTCACCGTGCTCGACGCCGGGGCGGGCGGCAGCGCCGTGCTTCTCGCGGACGGCCTCTCGTGGGTGATCGACCCGGGCGGCGAGTTCTTCGCGGACACGGTGACGATTCCCTTCCTGCGCATGCACGGCGTGAACGCCCTCGACGGACTCGCGCTCACCCACGGCGACGCGAAGCACATCGGCGGCACCGAGCGCCTGCTCGACACCATCCCGCCGCGCGAGGTCCTCGACTCCGGTCTGCCGGACCGCTCGCCGAACCGCAAACGCGTCCTCGCCATACTTGCCG
This DNA window, taken from Chthoniobacterales bacterium, encodes the following:
- a CDS encoding ComEC/Rec2 family competence protein — translated: GLLLDRPPTPLNSIGAAGLVILLGDSSQLFNSGFQLSFGAVTAIIFFAHPLRSRITARFEPDPFLPTRLIGPLHHLALKLAGVAATLVAVSFAAWLVSLPLTIWYFHLVSLSSIPANLFAVPLSSAVLGLAAISIVSGIVSPWLATVFNHANFLLAKLLLVIVQAFAAIPGSSFYVGPAAPAGTFATLTVLDAGAGGSAVLLADGLSWVIDPGGEFFADTVTIPFLRMHGVNALDGLALTHGDAKHIGGTERLLDTIPPREVLDSGLPDRSPNRKRVLAILAARDIPLVRAQTGLTLPLAPIPPPARLTVLYPPANARGISADDKALVLRIEAGGFTALLMSDAGVATEQWLLAHAPKELACDLLVMGRHISGLSGDPDFLRAAKPQALIASVADFPPTERLRPGWPEAVHALGIALYRQDETGAVTVTVQRGQFTATPFLATGGAPRMFPLSHAPDPLR